From a region of the Canis lupus dingo isolate Sandy chromosome 5, ASM325472v2, whole genome shotgun sequence genome:
- the ZNF287 gene encoding zinc finger protein 287 isoform X1 yields MLASCKRMTNSSRSQVLLMWKPDKAQSGPHNVEKETLASRILRDTETCRQNFRNFPYPDLAGPRKALNQLRELCLKWLRPEIHSKEQILDLLVLEQFLTILPGEVRTWVKSQYPESSEEVVTLVEDLTQILEEEAAPQNSALPQETQEEDPKGRPAFQAGWLNDLVTKESMTFRDVAVDITQEDWEIMRPVQKELYKTVTLQNYWNMVSLGLTVYRPTVIPILEEPWMVIKEILEGPSPEWKTEPQECIPVTNISKVTKTGTQTIKLEEPCDYDERFERQAADTFRKIPTNERNFTLKSVISKEDDPMEECFSKYDIYRNNFEKHSNLVIQFGPQSDNKTMYDEGRATFNHVSYGIVHRKIYPGEKPYKCNVCGKKFRKNPSFVKHQSTHAKEKSHECEECGKEFRHISSLIAHQRMHTGEKPYECHQCGKAFSQRAHLTIHQRIHTGEKPYKCDDCGKDFSQRAHLTIHQRTHTGEKPYKCLECGKTFSHSSSLINHQRVHTGEKPYICNECGKTFSQSTHLLQHQKIHTGKKPYKCNECWKVFSQSTYLIRHQRIHSGEKCYKCNECGKAFAHSSTLIQHQTTHTGEKSYICKICGKAFSQSANLTQHHRTHTGEKPYKCSVCGKAFSQSVHLTQHQRIHNGEKPFKCNICGKAYRQGANLTQHQRIHTGEKPYKCNECGKAFIYSSSLNQHQRTHTGERPYKCNECDKDFSQRTCLIQHQRIHTGEKPYACRICGKTFTQSTNLIQHQRVHTGAKHHN; encoded by the exons ATGTTAGCCTCGTGCAAGAGGATGACCAATTCTTCACGCTCCCAAGTCCTTCTAATGTGGAAGCCAGACAAGGCTCAGAGTGGACCCCACAATGTTGAGAAGGAAACCCTTGCATCAAGAATCTTGCGTGACACTGAGACCTGTCGACAGAATTTTAGGAATTTTCCATATCCAGACCTAGCTGGTCCTCGAAAGGCATTGAATCAACTCCGAGAACTTTGCCTTAAATGGCTGAGACCTGAGATTCACTCAAAGGAGCAAATCCTGGATCTGCTGGTGCTGGAGCAGTTCCTGACCATCCTGCCTGGGGAGGTTAGGACTTGGGTGAAGTCCCAGTACCCAGAGAGCAGTGAGGAAGTGGTGACTCTGGTGGAGGATTTGACTCAGATTCTAGAAGAGGAAG CTGCTCCTCAGAACTCTGCCCTTCCCCAAGAGACCCAAGAGGAAGACCCCAAAGGAAGACCTGCTTTCCAGGCAGGGTGGTTAAATGACTTGGTGACCAAA GAATCAATGACATTCAGAGATGTGGCTGTGGATATCACCCAGGAGGACTGGGAGATAATGCGTCCTGTACAGAAGGAATTGTATAAGACTGTGACATTACAGAACTACTGGAACATGGTTTCTCTGG GACTTACAGTGTACCGGCCAACTGTGATTCCCATACTGGAAGAACCATGGATGGTGATAAAAGAAATCTTAGAAGGCCCTAGTCCAG AATGGAAAACAGAACCCCAAGAGTGTATTCCAgttacaaatatttctaaagtcACAAAGACTGGAACTCAGACCATCAAATTGGAAGAACCCTGTGACTATGATGAAAGATTCGAGAGGCAAGCAGCAGATACCTTCAGGAAAATAcccactaatgaaagaaatttcaCTTTGAAGTCAGTCATCTCAAAAGAAGATGACCCTATGGAAGAGTGTTTTagtaaatatgatatatatagaaataattttgaaaagcattCAAACCTAGTTATTCAGTTTGGTCCCCAATCAGATAATAAAACTATGTATGATGAAGGCAGGGCAACCTTCAATCATGTCTCCTATGGTATTGTACATAGAAAGATATATCCTGGAGAGAAGCCTTATAAATGTAATGTGTGTGGGAAAAAGTTTAGGAAAAACCCATCCTTTGTGAAACACCAAAGTACCCATGCCAAAGAAAAATCTCATGAATGTGAAGAATGTGGGAAAGAGTTTAGGCATATCTCATCCCTTATTGCACATCAGAGAATGCATACTGGGGAGAAACCATATGAATGCCACCAGTGTGGTAAAGCCTTCAGCCAGCGTGCACACCTTACTATACATcaaagaattcatactggagagaaaccctataagTGTGATGACTGTGGAAAAGACTTTAGTCAGCGTGCACACCTTACTATACATCAAAGGAcccatactggagagaaaccatataaatGCTTGGAATGTGGTAAAACCTTCAGCCACAGTTCATCGTTGATTAATCATCAGAGAGTTCATACTGGTGAAAAACCTTATATATGCAACGAATGTGGAAAGACCTTCAGCCAGAGTACACACCTTCTTCAACATCAAAAAATACATACTGGAAAGAAACCATATAAATGCAATGAGTGTTGGAAAGTGTTTAGTCAGAGTACTTACCTTATTCGACATCAGAGAATTCATTCTGGAGAAAAGTGTTATAAgtgtaatgaatgtggaaaagcctttgcTCATTCCTCAACTCTTATTCAACACCAGACtactcacactggagagaaatcctatatatgtaaaatatgtggaaaagccttcagcCAGAGTGCAAATCTTACTCAACATCATAGAACACATACTGGGGAGAAACCATACAAATGCAGTgtgtgtgggaaagccttcagccaGAGTGTACACCTTACTCAACATCAAAGGATTCATAACGGAGAAAAACCCTTCAAATGCAATATATGTGGGAAGGCATATAGACAGGGTGCCAATCTTACTCAGCATCAAAggattcatactggagagaagccGTATAAGTGTAACgaatgtgggaaagcttttatttattcctcatcaCTTAATCAACATCAGAGAACTCATACTGGAGAAAGACCctataaatgtaatgaatgtgatAAAGATTTTAGCCAGAGAACATGCCTTATTCAACACCAGAGAATTCACACGGGAGAGAAGCCCTATGCCTGCCGTATCTGTGGTAAAACCTTCACCCAGAGTACGAACCTCATTCAGCATCAGCGTGTTCATACAGGTGCCAAACATCATAATTAA
- the ZNF287 gene encoding zinc finger protein 287 isoform X2 yields MLASCKRMTNSSRSQVLLMWKPDKAQSGPHNVEKETLASRILRDTETCRQNFRNFPYPDLAGPRKALNQLRELCLKWLRPEIHSKEQILDLLVLEQFLTILPGEVRTWVKSQYPESSEEVVTLVEDLTQILEEEAAPQNSALPQETQEEDPKGRPAFQAGWLNDLVTKESMTFRDVAVDITQEDWEIMRPVQKELYKTVTLQNYWNMVSLGLTVYRPTVIPILEEPWMVIKEILEGPSPEWKTEPQECIPVTNISKVTKTGTQTIKLEEPCDYDERFERQAADTFRKIPTNERNFTLKSVISKEDDPMEECFSKYDIYRNNFEKHSNLVIQFGPQSDNKTMYDEGRATFNHVSYGIVHRKIYPGEKPYKCNVCGKKFRKNPSFVKHQSTHAKEKSHECEECGKEFRHISSLIAHQRMHTGEKPYECHQCGKAFSQRAHLTIHQRIHTGEKPYKCDDCGKDFSQRAHLTIHQRTHTGEKPYKCLECGKTFSHSSSLINHQRVHTGEKPYICNECGKTFSQSTHLLQHQKIHTGKKPYKCNECWKVFSQSTYLIRHQRIHSGEKCYKCNECGKAFAHSSTLIQHQTTHTGEKSYICKICGKAFSQSANLTQHHRTHTGEKPYKCSVCGKAFSQSVHLTQHQRIHNGEKPFKCNICGKAYRQGANLTQHQRIHTGEKPYKCNECGKAFIYSSSLNQHQRTHTGERPYKCNECDKDFSQRTCLIQHQRIHTGEKPYACRICGKTFTQSTNLIQHQRVHTGTT; encoded by the exons ATGTTAGCCTCGTGCAAGAGGATGACCAATTCTTCACGCTCCCAAGTCCTTCTAATGTGGAAGCCAGACAAGGCTCAGAGTGGACCCCACAATGTTGAGAAGGAAACCCTTGCATCAAGAATCTTGCGTGACACTGAGACCTGTCGACAGAATTTTAGGAATTTTCCATATCCAGACCTAGCTGGTCCTCGAAAGGCATTGAATCAACTCCGAGAACTTTGCCTTAAATGGCTGAGACCTGAGATTCACTCAAAGGAGCAAATCCTGGATCTGCTGGTGCTGGAGCAGTTCCTGACCATCCTGCCTGGGGAGGTTAGGACTTGGGTGAAGTCCCAGTACCCAGAGAGCAGTGAGGAAGTGGTGACTCTGGTGGAGGATTTGACTCAGATTCTAGAAGAGGAAG CTGCTCCTCAGAACTCTGCCCTTCCCCAAGAGACCCAAGAGGAAGACCCCAAAGGAAGACCTGCTTTCCAGGCAGGGTGGTTAAATGACTTGGTGACCAAA GAATCAATGACATTCAGAGATGTGGCTGTGGATATCACCCAGGAGGACTGGGAGATAATGCGTCCTGTACAGAAGGAATTGTATAAGACTGTGACATTACAGAACTACTGGAACATGGTTTCTCTGG GACTTACAGTGTACCGGCCAACTGTGATTCCCATACTGGAAGAACCATGGATGGTGATAAAAGAAATCTTAGAAGGCCCTAGTCCAG AATGGAAAACAGAACCCCAAGAGTGTATTCCAgttacaaatatttctaaagtcACAAAGACTGGAACTCAGACCATCAAATTGGAAGAACCCTGTGACTATGATGAAAGATTCGAGAGGCAAGCAGCAGATACCTTCAGGAAAATAcccactaatgaaagaaatttcaCTTTGAAGTCAGTCATCTCAAAAGAAGATGACCCTATGGAAGAGTGTTTTagtaaatatgatatatatagaaataattttgaaaagcattCAAACCTAGTTATTCAGTTTGGTCCCCAATCAGATAATAAAACTATGTATGATGAAGGCAGGGCAACCTTCAATCATGTCTCCTATGGTATTGTACATAGAAAGATATATCCTGGAGAGAAGCCTTATAAATGTAATGTGTGTGGGAAAAAGTTTAGGAAAAACCCATCCTTTGTGAAACACCAAAGTACCCATGCCAAAGAAAAATCTCATGAATGTGAAGAATGTGGGAAAGAGTTTAGGCATATCTCATCCCTTATTGCACATCAGAGAATGCATACTGGGGAGAAACCATATGAATGCCACCAGTGTGGTAAAGCCTTCAGCCAGCGTGCACACCTTACTATACATcaaagaattcatactggagagaaaccctataagTGTGATGACTGTGGAAAAGACTTTAGTCAGCGTGCACACCTTACTATACATCAAAGGAcccatactggagagaaaccatataaatGCTTGGAATGTGGTAAAACCTTCAGCCACAGTTCATCGTTGATTAATCATCAGAGAGTTCATACTGGTGAAAAACCTTATATATGCAACGAATGTGGAAAGACCTTCAGCCAGAGTACACACCTTCTTCAACATCAAAAAATACATACTGGAAAGAAACCATATAAATGCAATGAGTGTTGGAAAGTGTTTAGTCAGAGTACTTACCTTATTCGACATCAGAGAATTCATTCTGGAGAAAAGTGTTATAAgtgtaatgaatgtggaaaagcctttgcTCATTCCTCAACTCTTATTCAACACCAGACtactcacactggagagaaatcctatatatgtaaaatatgtggaaaagccttcagcCAGAGTGCAAATCTTACTCAACATCATAGAACACATACTGGGGAGAAACCATACAAATGCAGTgtgtgtgggaaagccttcagccaGAGTGTACACCTTACTCAACATCAAAGGATTCATAACGGAGAAAAACCCTTCAAATGCAATATATGTGGGAAGGCATATAGACAGGGTGCCAATCTTACTCAGCATCAAAggattcatactggagagaagccGTATAAGTGTAACgaatgtgggaaagcttttatttattcctcatcaCTTAATCAACATCAGAGAACTCATACTGGAGAAAGACCctataaatgtaatgaatgtgatAAAGATTTTAGCCAGAGAACATGCCTTATTCAACACCAGAGAATTCACACGGGAGAGAAGCCCTATGCCTGCCGTATCTGTGGTAAAACCTTCACCCAGAGTACGAACCTCATTCAGCATCAGCGTGTTCATACAG GAACTACTTAA